In Streptomyces sp. NBC_01707, a genomic segment contains:
- the tuf gene encoding elongation factor Tu: MPKTAYVRTKPHLNIGTMGHVDHGKTTLTAAITKVLSDRAGTSTSYVSFDRIDRAPEEVQRGITINIAHVEYETDTRHYAHVDMPGHADYVKNMVTGAAQLDGAILVVSAVDGIMPQTAEHVLLARQVGVDHIVVALNKADAGDPELADLVELEVRELLSAHGYGGDGVPVVRVSGLKALAGDPRWTASVEALLDAVDTYVPMPVRYTDAPFLLPVENVLTITGRGTVVTGAVERGTVRVGDRVSVLGADIETVVTGLETFGKPMESAQAGDNVALLVRGVERDRVRRGHVVAAPGSVTPSRRFTAQVYILSAREGGRTTPVATGYRPQFYIRTADVVGDIDLGEAAVARPGDTVTMTVELGRDTPLESGLGFAIREGGRTVGAGTVTALL, translated from the coding sequence ATGCCCAAGACGGCATATGTGCGCACCAAGCCGCACCTCAACATCGGCACCATGGGCCACGTCGACCACGGCAAGACCACCCTGACGGCGGCCATCACCAAGGTCCTCAGCGACCGTGCCGGCACCAGCACCTCGTACGTCTCGTTCGACCGGATCGACCGGGCGCCCGAGGAGGTGCAGCGCGGCATCACCATCAACATCGCGCACGTCGAGTACGAGACCGACACCCGCCACTACGCGCACGTCGACATGCCCGGCCATGCCGACTACGTCAAGAACATGGTCACCGGCGCCGCGCAGCTCGACGGGGCGATCCTCGTCGTGTCGGCGGTCGACGGGATCATGCCGCAGACCGCCGAACACGTCCTGCTCGCCCGTCAGGTCGGCGTCGACCACATCGTCGTCGCTCTCAACAAGGCCGACGCGGGGGACCCCGAGCTGGCGGACCTGGTCGAGCTGGAGGTCCGCGAGCTGCTCTCCGCGCACGGCTACGGTGGCGACGGCGTCCCCGTCGTCCGGGTGTCGGGTCTCAAGGCGCTGGCCGGCGACCCGCGCTGGACCGCGTCCGTCGAGGCGCTGCTGGACGCCGTCGACACGTACGTACCGATGCCGGTGCGCTACACCGACGCACCGTTCCTGCTGCCCGTGGAGAACGTCCTGACCATCACCGGCCGGGGCACGGTCGTCACCGGGGCGGTCGAGCGCGGCACCGTCCGTGTCGGCGACCGGGTGTCCGTGCTCGGGGCGGACATCGAGACGGTCGTCACCGGTCTGGAGACCTTCGGGAAGCCGATGGAGTCCGCGCAGGCAGGCGACAACGTGGCGCTGCTCGTGCGCGGGGTGGAGCGTGACCGGGTCCGCCGCGGCCATGTGGTGGCAGCGCCCGGCAGCGTGACGCCGAGCCGTCGCTTCACCGCGCAGGTGTACATCCTGTCGGCGCGGGAAGGCGGCCGGACCACACCGGTGGCCACCGGCTACCGGCCGCAGTTCTACATCCGTACCGCGGACGTGGTCGGCGACATCGACCTCGGCGAAGCGGCAGTGGCTCGCCCCGGCGACACGGTCACCATGACCGTCGAGCTGGGCCGTGACACACCGTTGGAGTCCGGCCTCGGCTTCGCGATCCGGGAGGGTGGCCGCACGGTCGGCGCGGGCACCGTGACCGCCTTGCTCTGA
- a CDS encoding undecaprenyl-diphosphate phosphatase has protein sequence MSWFESFVLGLVQGLTEFLPISSSAHLRLTAAFAGWHDPGAAFTAITQIGTEAAVLIYFRKDIARIVSAWFRSLTNRSMRSNHDAQMGWLVIVGSIPIGVLGVTFKDQIEGPFRDLRLIATTLIVMGIVLGIADRLAARDETGGKHRAIKERKSLKELGVKDGLIFGFCQAMALIPGVSRSGATISGGLLMGYTREAAARYSFLLAIPAVLASGVFELKDAGEGHVSWGPTIFATFIAFGVGYAVIAWFMKFITTKSFMPFVIYRVLLGVLLFALVGAGALSPHAGESAG, from the coding sequence ATGAGCTGGTTCGAATCGTTCGTCCTGGGCCTCGTTCAGGGACTGACCGAGTTCCTGCCGATCTCCTCCAGCGCGCACCTGCGGCTGACCGCCGCGTTCGCCGGGTGGCACGACCCGGGTGCGGCGTTCACCGCCATCACCCAGATCGGCACGGAGGCGGCCGTCCTCATCTACTTCCGCAAGGACATCGCGCGGATCGTCTCGGCCTGGTTCCGCTCGCTGACCAACCGGTCGATGCGCAGCAACCACGACGCCCAGATGGGCTGGCTGGTCATCGTCGGCTCCATCCCGATCGGCGTCCTCGGCGTGACCTTCAAGGACCAGATCGAAGGGCCCTTCCGCGACCTGCGGCTCATCGCCACCACCCTGATCGTCATGGGCATCGTCCTCGGTATCGCCGACCGTCTCGCAGCCCGGGACGAGACCGGCGGCAAGCACCGGGCCATCAAGGAGCGGAAGTCCCTCAAGGAGCTGGGCGTCAAGGACGGTCTGATCTTCGGCTTCTGTCAGGCGATGGCCCTGATCCCGGGTGTCTCCCGCTCGGGCGCCACGATCAGCGGTGGTCTGCTGATGGGCTACACCCGCGAGGCGGCGGCCCGCTACTCGTTCCTGCTCGCGATCCCGGCGGTGCTCGCCTCGGGCGTCTTCGAGCTGAAGGATGCGGGCGAGGGGCACGTGTCGTGGGGGCCGACGATCTTCGCGACGTTCATCGCCTTCGGCGTGGGGTACGCCGTCATCGCGTGGTTCATGAAGTTCATCACGACGAAGAGCTTCATGCCGTTCGTCATCTACCGCGTGCTGCTGGGCGTGCTGCTGTTCGCCCTGGTGGGGGCCGGTGCACTGAGCCCGCACGCGGGTGAGTCGGCCGGCTAG
- a CDS encoding TVP38/TMEM64 family protein has product MLDPLPDARSATGLAVRCSRALRSPWSRFSLLVVLLLAAAATMLLLEPQRLLATGWPARLSSGGTAVALFGVAYGACTVAFVPRPLLNLAAGALFGSQAGLAAALAGTVLGAGISFGLGRVLGQDALRTLLRGRWLKAADGQLSRHGFRSMLALRLFPGVPFAAANYCAAVSRMGYPPFLVATGIGSVPNTAAYVVAGSEASSPTSPAFLAAMGFIVLTGIGAAVVAWRKRHGLGGK; this is encoded by the coding sequence ATGCTCGACCCCCTCCCCGACGCCCGGTCCGCCACCGGCCTGGCCGTGCGCTGTTCGAGGGCGCTGCGCTCGCCCTGGTCCCGGTTCTCGCTGCTCGTGGTGTTGCTGCTGGCCGCCGCGGCGACGATGCTGCTCCTCGAACCGCAGCGGTTGCTGGCCACCGGCTGGCCGGCCCGGTTGAGCAGCGGCGGCACCGCGGTTGCGCTGTTCGGCGTCGCGTACGGGGCGTGCACCGTGGCGTTCGTACCGCGTCCGCTGCTCAATCTGGCCGCGGGGGCGCTCTTCGGTTCGCAGGCCGGTCTGGCCGCCGCGCTGGCGGGCACGGTGCTGGGCGCTGGCATCTCGTTCGGTCTGGGCAGGGTGCTGGGTCAGGACGCGCTCCGTACGCTGCTGCGCGGGCGCTGGCTGAAGGCGGCGGACGGGCAGCTGAGCCGGCACGGCTTCCGTTCGATGCTGGCCCTGCGGCTCTTCCCTGGTGTGCCGTTCGCGGCCGCCAACTACTGCGCCGCGGTGTCGCGGATGGGGTATCCGCCGTTCCTGGTGGCCACCGGGATCGGTTCCGTCCCGAACACCGCCGCGTACGTCGTCGCGGGCAGCGAGGCATCGTCACCGACGTCGCCCGCGTTCCTGGCCGCGATGGGCTTCATCGTGCTGACCGGGATCGGCGCGGCCGTCGTGGCCTGGCGCAAGCGGCACGGTCTCGGCGGGAAATGA
- a CDS encoding patatin-like phospholipase family protein has product MADIALVLGAGGVTGSAWETGILYGLAEAGVDLSTADLIIGSSAGAVVGAQLASGLLGLPELYARQLADPQGETGGRLGTATLMRYARAVLTAGTPEAYGQKLARMAREARTGITAADRRALIASRLLTPEWPERRLHITAVQAATGELHTFDRDSGVPLADAVTASCAVPAVWPVATIDGQDWIDGGVYSPANAHLAAGCERVVVIAPTASGNKVIVSPRSQATDLEARGARVAVITPDAAARKAFGRNPLDPSRRAAAARAGLAQSATYTEKVAAVLNG; this is encoded by the coding sequence ATGGCAGACATTGCACTGGTGCTGGGAGCCGGGGGCGTCACCGGAAGCGCCTGGGAGACCGGGATCCTGTACGGACTGGCCGAGGCAGGTGTGGACCTGTCCACCGCCGACCTCATCATCGGCAGCTCCGCCGGGGCCGTCGTCGGCGCCCAGCTCGCCTCCGGACTGCTCGGCCTCCCGGAACTGTACGCCCGCCAGCTCGCCGATCCGCAGGGCGAGACCGGCGGCAGGCTCGGCACGGCCACCCTCATGCGCTACGCGCGGGCCGTGCTGACCGCGGGCACCCCCGAGGCGTACGGGCAGAAGCTTGCCCGGATGGCGCGGGAGGCCCGTACCGGAATCACCGCGGCCGATCGGCGGGCTCTGATCGCAAGCCGGCTCCTGACGCCCGAGTGGCCCGAGCGGCGGCTGCACATCACCGCCGTCCAAGCGGCCACCGGGGAACTCCACACGTTCGACAGGGACAGCGGCGTCCCACTCGCGGATGCCGTCACCGCCAGCTGCGCCGTTCCCGCCGTCTGGCCGGTCGCCACCATCGACGGCCAGGACTGGATCGACGGCGGGGTCTACTCCCCGGCCAACGCCCATCTCGCGGCCGGATGCGAGCGCGTCGTCGTCATCGCACCGACGGCCAGTGGCAACAAGGTGATCGTCTCGCCCCGGTCCCAGGCCACCGACCTCGAAGCGAGGGGCGCCCGGGTCGCCGTCATCACCCCGGACGCGGCCGCCAGGAAGGCCTTCGGCCGCAACCCCCTCGACCCGAGCCGCCGGGCGGCCGCCGCACGAGCCGGACTCGCCCAGTCCGCGACGTACACCGAGAAGGTCGCCGCGGTTCTGAACGGCTGA